One region of Maylandia zebra isolate NMK-2024a linkage group LG10, Mzebra_GT3a, whole genome shotgun sequence genomic DNA includes:
- the thap12a gene encoding THAP domain containing 12a translates to MQNHCAVPNCPSGKSDPQPLFRFPNDAERSKKWAEKCQRQDLIDRSPEHLYRYYRVCGKHFETSLIDSDAQSTVLKDDSIPTAFDMSSQPQNGQAKRTKPTTKDNEMESKGRKKMKKSQAATAKEDIPTLSEEEEYKEYLKSLFEVLLLLGEQSIPPMGPANNKDQGLGSSSFQALLDNRIMCGDEVLKKRYNDNKECCSTEQLNQLIEVCEKFVRSKLVEEIKQSSFFSLLTGDPVKISGEWQLPVFVRYVDESNFQRERFVGFLNFEGDRDILADKLLSEMTDKWGLDMEKCRGQAHSCSGTHFNQIKILAAKLMEMHPRAVLTLSSSQSLNMSLASGMAQSGVQLVMFTFKKIESFFGQSALLQLELGNAISIFYPDNEEKANELKEICRTGWTRRNDAFEVAVDILEALLLCIDSVHDNEDMKWSDQVSQNALEISKALTDFEFVIALVVLKNVMTLTQAFGKNIQGNATETHLAAASLKAVLHSLKEVSDNIDVYHEFWNDEALTIAATMEISAKLPRPFLRKHQAECGSMRPESYYKEHLSVPVVNHTIREMNRLFCEDHLKLLRCLSLIPAVIEQHKSTEPEEVNVQAFNNDIPNAGTLSAELHCWWVKWNKKGKGETFPSSLHETLQLADVKFFPNMLAVFRLIGVLPALALEDNCNVAYKRFTMYMESTPDRFKSKSLALLNINYDVRFDLDSLADTYVKTYLEVQQES, encoded by the exons ATGCAAAATCACTGCGCTGTGCCGAACTGTCCCAGTGGCAAATCTGACCCTCAGCCCCTCTTCCGGTTCCCGAATGATGCAGAAAG GTCCAAGAAGTGGGCTGAAAAATGCCAGAGGCAAGACCTGATTGACAGATCACCAGAGCACCTGTACAGATACTACAGAGTTTGTGGGAAACATTTTGAAACGTCTTTGATTGACAGT GATGCTCAGAGTACAGTGCTGAAGGATGATTCCATACCAACTGCTTTTGATATGTCAAGCCAACCTCAGAATGGACAGGCGAAGCGCACTAAACCGACG ACCAAAGACAATGAAATGGAAAGCAAGGGAAGGAAGA aaatgaaaaagtctcaaGCAGCAACAGCTAAGGAAGACATCCCGACGTTAtcagaggaagaagaatacaaaGAGTATCTGAAGTCATTATTTGAAGTCCTTCTCCTGCTGGGAGAGCAAAGCATTCCTCCTATGGGGCCTGCCAATAATAAGGACCAAGGCCTTGGGTCCAGCAGCTTTCAGGCATTGCTAGATAATCGCATCATGTGTGGAGATGAAGTCCTAAAGAAGAGGTACAATGACAACAAGGAGTGCTGCTCCACCGAACAGCTGAATCAGCTGATTGAGGTGTGTGAGAAATTCGTCCGCAGTAAGCTTGTGGAGGAAATTAAACAAAGcagttttttctctttactcACTGGTGATCCAGTGAAGATCTCGGGAGAATGGCAGCTCCCTGTCTTTGTTCGCTACGTGGACGAGTCTAACTTTCAGAGGGAAAGGTTTGTCGGATTCTTGAACTTCGAAGGAGATAGAGATATCCTTGCAGACAAACTGCTGTCTGAAATGACTGACAAATGGGGGTTAGATATGGAAAAGTGTAGAGGACAAGCTCACTCCTGCTCAGGGACGCattttaatcaaataaaaatattggCTGCCAAACTAATGGAGATGCATCCGAGGGCTGTGCTCACACTGAGCTCCAGTCAGTCCTTGAACATGTCGCTGGCCAGTGGGATGGCTCAGTCAGGGGTTCAGCTTGTCATGTTTACCTTTAAGAAGATTGAGTCTTTTTTCGGTCAGTCAGCGTTACTGCAGCTGGAGCTCGGGAACGCAATTTCGATTTTCTACCCTGACAACGAGGAGAAAGCCAACGAACTGAAAGAGATCTGTCGCACCGGATGGACCAGAAGAAATGATGCGTTTGAAGTGGCAGTGGATATCCTGGAGGCACTGCTACTCTGTATAGACAGCGTGCATGACAATGAAGATATGAAATGGAGTGATCAAGTCTCACAAAACGCTTTAGAGATTTCAAAAGCACTGACCGACTTTGAGTTCGTGATAGCGTTGGTTGTTCTGAAAAACGTGATGACGCTCACCCAAGCCTTTGGGAAAAATATACAAGGGAACGCAACAGAAACCCATTTAGCTGCAGCCAGTTTAAAAGCTGTGTTGCATTCTCTGAAAGAGGTGTCTGACAACATCGACGTGTATCACGAATTCTGGAACGATGAGGCTCTTACCATAGCTGCAACCATGGAAATTTCAGCGAAGCTTCCTCGGCCGTTCTTGAGGAAGCATCAGGCAGAATGTGGATCCATGCGGCCAGAGAGTTACTACAAGGAACACCTGTCTGTTCCTGTGGTGAATCACACCATCCGAGAAATGAATCGACTCTTCTGTGAAGACCACCTGAAGCTTCTCAGGTGTCTGTCGCTGATCCCTGCTGTCATAGAGCAGCACAAATCCACAGAGCCCGAAGAGGTGAATGTGCAGGCATTTAATAATGACATCCCAAATGCAGGAACCCTTTCTGCAGAGTTGCACTGTTGGTGGGTTAAATGGAACAAAAAGGGGAAAGGTGAGACTTTTCCCTCCAGTCTCCATGAAACACTGCAGCTGGCTGACGTCAAGTTCTTCCCAAACATGCTGGCGGTCTTCAGACTGATCGGTGTCCTGCCTGCCTTGGCTTTAGAGGACAACTGCAACGTGGCATACAAGCGCTTCACAATGTACATGGAGAGCACGCCTGACAGATTTAAGTCCAAAAGCCTTGCTCTTTTGAACATTAACTATGATGTTAGGTTTGATCTGGATTCATTGGCTGATACCTACGTGAAGACATACCTTGAGGTGCAGCAGGAGTCGTAG